From the Mycobacterium noviomagense genome, the window ACGACTATGTGGATCGCGTATTGGCCGAAGCCACCGGTGATTTCGCCAAGCAGTACCAGGATAAAGAGAACGAGATCCTCATCCAGGTCGCCAAGCAGGAACCGACGAGAGGCACGGTCCTCGACGCTGGGGTGGAAAGGTGGACCGACGACGGCGGCGCCGACGTGCTGGTCGCCGTCGACGTCACCTCCAAGTCTCCGGACGGCAAGCAGACATTCGAGAACGCGACTCGATGGATGGCGACAGCTAAGCAGGAAGGGAACCAGTGGAAGATCAGCAACCTGACACAGGTGATCTGACCAAAACCCGACCGTCACACCGGATGCCGCGGTGGTGGGAGCGTCGTCGACAAGCCCGGGCCAGCGCAGCAACAACGCCGACCGAAAGCGTCGACGAGGCCTCTGGTGAGGAATCCGGTTCCGGCGGCGCCGTCGAGGCCGAACCTATCGAAACTTATGCGCCACAGCGCGAGTCCGAGGAAGCCCAGACGGAATCCGTCGACGACGACGTAGCCGAGAACGCTGAAACCGTCGGCGCCACAAGCGAAGACGCCGAGACGGACAGCGACGAGGCCCCAGAGAGCGAAAGCGGGGGAGAAGCAGCGGAAAGCGCCGAAGAGGGTGACACACGGGCCCGACGACCGGCCGGCAAGCGGCTCGCTGTCGCGGTGGGCATGGCCGCGGCTTTGTTCGTCGGCTCAGCGGCCTTCGCGGGTGCAACCGTGCAGCCTTATCTCGCCGATCAGGCCGCGGTGGCCACCAAGCTCGAGATCGCCCGAACCGCAGCAGATGCCATCACGACGTTGTGGACCTACACACCGGACAACATGAGCACGTTGGCGGATCGGGCGGCGAATTACCTCAGCGGTGATTTCGAAGCTCAGTACCGCAAATTCGTCGACGGGATCGCGCCGACCAACAAACAGGCAAAGATTACGAACAACACTCAGGTGACCGGGGTGGCGGTGGAATCGCTGGATGTGCCGGATGCCGTCGCGATCGTGTACACCAACACCACCTCGACCAGCCCGCTGACCAAAGGCATTCCGTCGCTGAAGTACCTGTCCTACCGGCTCTTCATGAAGCGGGCCCATGGGCGCTGGCTCGTCAACCGGATGACGACGATTACGTCGCTGGATTTGACGCCACGGGTTTAAGCGCCGGGCGGCGGCGACGGCCATCGTGAAAAGGCAGCTGGTTGTGGTGGAAGCCGAGGGCGCTACAAGCGGCGTGTTTAGGGCGGGAATCGGCGGGTAGCACTGAGAGGTTCAGACCATACGGTGGACGGGAGGAACCATGGCAACCGGAGAAACCGGATTCAGCGACGTCACCTTCGACCTCATCTCCGTGCAGTATCACTCGCTGAAAGCCGGTCACGACTATGGGCAGTACGTGCGTGATGCGAAGAACGCGGGCCTGGATGAGGTTGCCTCGTTTTTCGAGGAGGTCATGGCTCAAGACTCAGACCGGGCCAAGCGCTGTCACGAATTGCTGGCTAAGTTACAGGCTTCCTCGCAGGGTGGGCCTGCGGTGAAGTGACCACGTCGCCGGCCGCAGCCTAGATCTTATCGTAATCTTAGATATCGCTTATTTTTCTTATTTTTGGATGTAGTGTCGCGTCCTGATGTGCCCCGGTACCGGAAAAGGAGCGCGATGAACGAACCAGCGAAGCGTGCGGTCGTCTGCGGGGCAGGCATGGCTGGGCTTTTCGCCGCGCGGGTCCTGTCCGAGTTCTACGAGACCGTGACCCTCGTCGAGCGTGATCGGTTAACCAGCGATGAGTCCGAGCGCCGGGGGGTGCCCCAGGGTCGGCACTTTCATGCCCTTTCGATCGGCGGTTTCCCAACTGCTGGGGCGATTGTTCCTCGGGCTGCCCGATGCAATCGTGGCCGCGGGCGCGAGGATGTGCGATGACGCCAATCTGTCCCGGGTCTGTTTCCGCGCGGGCGGACACGAGCTCAACCGGTCAGGCCAGTTCAGTGATCCGGCCACCAGAGTGCTTTTCTCTGCCAGCCGCTCACTCCTGGAATCCCGTGTCCGACGACGCGTTCGCGCACTCCCGAACGTCGTCGTGTTGGACGGTCATGACGTGGTCGGGCCAATTGCGTCACAGCCGGACCGAATCACCGGCGCGCGGGTCGTCGATCGGGACACCGGTACGGAGACGGTTCTCGACGCCGACTTGGTCGTTGATGCGATGGGCCGCAGCGCGCGCACACCCGCCTTCCTGGAGAACTTGGGCTATGGCCGCCCCGTTGAGCAACGCGCGCTGATGCACGGCAGCTATTCGAGCCAGTTGCTGCGGATCCCGGACGGAATGATTCCCGAGCTGCTGATCTTTGTCTGCCCGGAAGCGGATCGACCGACCGGCGGAGCGTTATCGGCGTATGAGAACGGCACGTGGATACTGTCGGTCGGATGCGTCGACAGGCGTGAGCCACCCCGTGACCTTGCCGGCATGATCAGCGTGTTTGCGCAATTTGCACCTGCTGCCGCCGCGGCGGCGGTGCGCGCCGGCGAAACCCTCGGGGAAGTGGCGGTGATCCGCCATCGCGGGGTGTGGCGACGCTATGACAAGATGCCGACATTCCCGACCGGCCTGTTGGCGTTCGGCGACGCGATATGCAGCCTCAACCCGATTTACGGCCAGGGCATCACCATGGCGCTACTTGAGGCGGTTACGTTGCGCGAGTGCCTATTACGTGCAGATGCCGACCTGAGCAAGCGATTCTTTCGGGCTGCCGCCCAACGGATCGGGCCGGTCTGGGTCGCTAACCAAGCCAACGACCTCTACTTGACCAAGGCAGCGCGGCCGCATTCGCATTGCCGCTGAAACCGTAATCCGGCGCTGCCCAGGCTGCGTAGCACCAACCACGCCTCGAACGGGCCGAGAATCGCTCCGCTGAGCAGCCGTTCACGTTCGATCGCAGCGATGAGGTCCGGCTGGATACCGGCCACGTATCCGGCTAGAACGTCACTGTGTCCCCCCAATGCCTTTGCGGCACTGGCAACCACCAAGTCGGCGCCTAATGACAACGGCTGTTGGCCGAGCGGTGTGGCGGTTGTGTTGTCGACAACGAGTGTGGCGCCACGGCTATGGCAGACCGCCGCCAGTCGGTTCAGGTCGACCACATCAAGGCCGGGGTTGGTCGGAGTCTCCGCCACAACGAGATCGGCGCGTGCTGCGGCGTCGAATATCTCCGAACTGTCGGCTTCGATCACGGTAACGCCGAGGCCACCGAGATGTTCGGTGGCATACCGGCGCACCTGGTAGTAGCCGTCGGCCGGCACGACCACCACCGACTGCGGCTCAGCCAGCACCCGCAACATCGAGGTGATCGCTGCCATTCCGGAGCCGAAAACCAATGCTGCCGTTGCGCCTTCCAGCGTCGCTATCGCCGATTCGAGCCGTCGCCACGTTGGATTGGAATTGCGACCGTAGGTGTCGAGGCCACCAGCGTCGTCGGGGTGCCGTTCAGCCGGTAGATGGTAGGTCGACGCAAAAACAGGAGACGGTGCGACCGGTTGGCCAGGGATAGCCGGAGATCGAACGGCTTTGACGCTGCGTGTGGAATCGCCGTATGGATGGGTCACCGCGGTGGCGCCAGACGCATTGCAAGCTTACTCAATTGAAGGCGAGCCAGCTCGGCAGCGCCCGCTCGTGGGAGTCGCAGAGCACCTGACGGGTGTCGCAGTTTCCCTTCGGCGCTCCATCGCCCGCCCACATGCCACCGGTATCGCGGCGCAGCACGATCGCCGACGACCCGCCACCGTCGAGCAGCACCGCGGTATCGCTGCCCAGGCCGCGGAACAGGTCTTGGATGTTGTCCGGGGTGTAGCTACCGCCTTGAAACACATACATTTCGTCCTTTGGCCGCGAATACGCGATTGCGGTGCGGGCGGCGTTGGGTCCGCCGTCGTTGAGCTGGCCCGTGTCGCCGGGCGACAACAGCCCGATCCCGCTGACCGCCACAAACCGGGCACCCTTGTCGACCAGTCCCTGGATGACCGGCGCCGCCACATCGTAATCGTTGCTGCTTCGTGGCCGAATCACCGACGGCGCGCCCTCCGTCGGCAAGATCATGGTGCTCAAAGCAGACCAGTTGTTGTCTCCACCGGAGAGCCCCTGTTTTCCGGCGTAGGCGACGGTTCCGGTCACCGCCTGGTTGGCCCGGCCCTGGCCGCGGGTGTTGTCGACGAACGCGCCCAGCGGCGAGCTGCAACCGGTTGACTTCCACGACCCGCCTTTCTGCCCGCGGATGTCGAAGAAGTTGGCGTTGATCGCGATAGTCGGTTGACCCAACGCCTGCCAAGCCTGCAGCGGCGGATAGGTTTCCGACGCCTGCATCAACCCTTCTCCGGTGCGCGCCCCCGGGTTGCGCTCACAGCGAGCCTGATAACCACTGTGGCTGTCCACCAGTAGATGGGGCGAAAGCCGTTGCGAGGCAGCCTTGATGATCATTAGATGACCGCCGCTGTTCCCGTCGTACCAGTTACCGCCCGCATTAAGCATGGGGGCTGGGTGCCCGGCGCCGAAGTTGTACACCAGATATGTACCCCGCGTATTGGCAATGGCGGCGGCCAGCAGGTCACGAGACTCTGCGTGGGCGACCGGCTGTCCGGTGCTCGTGGCCAGCGCCGCACAGACTACCGCTGCGCAGCTGGCTGCCATCCGCCGGAGGGTGACGGCGAGACTCGGCACAGGTTGCCCTTTCGGCGCGGCGTCGTATTAGTATCACAACATTAGCCACACCTAAACCAGTGTCAACTTATGTCACATTAGCGTGACGCTTTGGCCGCAGGCGAATCACGTTCCGCTGCTTGAACTTTGATGAGGGCTACTCGCCTGAGGGTGAGCACCGCTGGAGTCGGGCTCAGACCTTGATCGACGGCAGCAGCCTGGTCAGGTTCCACAGTCGATTACGCCTGGCCGATAGAGACGAGATCGCCAATGAGACAGCCCATATGCCGATCAGCACGATCACCGCTTGCCACAACCGGAAATCGATCCCGCCCAATATAAGTTGACGTAATCCGTTGACGCCGTATGTCATGGGGTCAAAGTGGTGGAATACCTGGAACGGCTTAGACGTGGTCTCCACGGGGTACATCCCGCCGGCGCTGACCAGCTGCAGCATCAGTAGCGCCATGATCAGCACGCGCCCTACAGCCGGGCCGACGAGTGCGTTGATCGCCTGTGTCGCGGCAACGAACGCCCAGGAGACCAGGATCATGAAAGCCAGCATCGCGACCGGGTGAGCCGCGTGCATGCCGAGGGCGAATCGCACCACGCCGTAGAGGATGACCGCTTGTGCGATTCCGATCACTGCTGCGGGTACGTAGCTGGAAAGCGCAACGCGCAGGGCGATCACCTCTGCGGCGATCGCGCGGTTCTGCAACGGTCGCAGCACCATCCACAGCACGAGCGCACCGAAGAACAAGGCCAGGGTGAGGAAGAACGGCGCCATGCCGGTGCCGAAGTTGGGCGCGGCGTTCTCATGGGTGGTTTCCAGCTGGACCGGGCCACCGATGGTGTTGGCGATCGCCTCTTTCTGTTGGGTCGTCCAGTTGGGTACCTGCTTGGCGCCTTCGGCGAGTTTGGTGGCCAGTTCGGCCGATCCTGCCCTGAGTTGCCCGGTTCCCGATGCCAGCTGTTGCGCCCCGTCATCGAGTTTGGCTATACCGCTTGCCAACTCGGCGTTTCCGGCGGCGAGCTGCTGGGCGCCGTTCCGCAGCTGGGTGAGCTTGTTCGTCAGGTCCTGTCCCTTGTTGCCGACCTGGTCCAGGGCCGATTTCAGCGGGCCTGCGGCGTTTTGGGCATCGGTGAGCTGCTGGCGGATCTGCGGTGTGAACTGGTGTTGTCGGAGCTGATCCTGTATTCCGCGTAGCGCAGCGGCGGCATTGCGTGCGGCTGGGTCTTGGCTCGCCGAGAGCTGATCAATCACCGATGACAGGCCGTTAGCGGCGGCCTCTTGCGCGACCGCAATGCCGTTGATCTGATCGGCGGCCTGCTGCATCGCGGTCGCAGCCTGGCCGCTGTTGCCGCCGACCGTCGAGAGCGCTTTGCTCACCGCTAGCAGCGGGTCGGTGGCCTCGTTGGTGCCGTCGGAAAGCTGCTTGGCGCCGGTGGCAAGCTGCGCTGAGCCGGATCGGGCGGTGTGCAGGCCCGCTGAAAGCTGACTGGCGCCGTCGTCGACCCGCGCTGCGCCGTCGGCGAGTTGCCTGGCCGCGTCAGCGGCCTGCTTGATCCCTGAACCGGACGACACGACCACAGACAGCACCTGATTGACCGCCTGCCCGGATATTCGGGCTGATACGGCATTGAGCACCTGGCTGATGGCTGTGCGGCCAATGCTGGTCGAGATGTAGTTGTTGGCGTCGTTGTAGACGGCGATGAGGTTGGCTTGTCTGGGTTGCCCGGTCACCGGTGATGCGATCGCCGCGCTGAAGTCGGGCGGCAGCTCGAGCATGAAGTAGTACTTGCCGTGTCCGACGCCATCACGCGCCTCTTCGGGGTTCACGACGTGCCAGTCCAGGCTGCGGTCGGCCGTCAGGCCCTTGGCGATCTCGGCGCCGGCATTGATTTGCTGCCCGGACACGACAGCGCCGCGGTCAGAGTTGACCAGCGCCACGGGCATCTTGTTGACGTGTCCGAAGGGGTCCCAGTACGCCCACAGGTACAGCGCTCCGTAGACCAGCGGGAGCAACATCAAGACCACGATGGCTGCGCGAGTCATTCTGCTGCGGCCGAAACGTTTTATTTCCGAACCAAATGCGAGCCCGGCAAGCATCGTCAGCCCTTTCCGGTCAAGGTGCGGTGATCGTGTAGCTCGTGGTCGGGTGCTTCAGCGCCAAGCGGGTTGGTCACCCCGACGACGACGGTGCGCTGCGCGGCGATTGCGCCCAGCCTCTCGACCGCGATCGCCCGCCGCGACTCGTCGCGGACCTGCTCGAGATCACCGACCACCAAGATTGGGCGGTTTGACAACAGCGCCAATGTGATTCGCAGCAAGAACAGTTCCAGATCCGACAAGTCCATGATGTAGGACTCGGCCGACGGCGGGGGCATCTCGCCCATGACTTCGCCCAGTTCGGTCTGGCCGGACTGGGCCGGTACCCGCGCATACCACGACGCCAGCCACCTGCACTGCTCGGCCAGCACGGTCTGCACTGTCACTGTTTCCTCCAAGTCATCGATGTCAGCGAATGCCGCGATCGAGCAGTGCCGGCGGATCGTCCGCGGTTCCGAATCGCCGAGCACTGTCACCGACCCGTGGGTGGCCTTGAGCCGTCCGGCGAGTGTCAACAGGAGTGCTGTCTGCCCCGGTCCTCCGGGCATTCGAATGGCGTGGAACCCCGGTGTGAGTGCCAGATCGATGCCCGAGAAAAGCGGTCCGTGCTCGCCGTCCACCCCTAGGCCGGCGGCGGTGATCAGCGGGGACCCAGACTCGGTGTTCGTCGGCGGCGGTGCAGCATCCTGCTCGTCATGGGCGTTCATGGGTTCTGCTCATTTCTGGCGATGGCTCGATCCATTCGATCAAACGCGCGACCTCCAGGCGAGTGTTGGTGCTCACGGCGGCAAGTTAGGCAGAGCCGTCAATCGGGCATCCCGGTATGAAGGCAGTTGGCGGGCGCCTGAGGAGCGGAGGGCACCATGGTCGGCACTGTTGTCAGCGCCGTTATCGCCATTGCCATCTACCTGGCAGTGACTGGCCCCAACCGCATCCGGCGTTAGTCAGCCGACTGTACGCTCAGCCGCCAAGTTTTGCGTGCATCTCCCACACCAGAATCTCCGCCGGCTCGGTTGCGGTCACCCGTCGCCCTTCGGATGCGGTGAACCGGACCGCGTCGCCCTCATGCAGATCGCCGAGACCCTCAACCGACACCAGGCCGGACGTCACGAACAGATGCACGTACGGCGCCGACGGCAACTCGACACTGTCGCCGGGCCGCAGCCGCGCTCCGTGCAACGCCGCATTGCGGTTGTGCAGGGTGATGGCGGCCTCGTGGCCGGTCATACCGGAGGCGATGGTCGTCAGCCCACTGGTCAGCAGTTGGTCGTCGGTCTCGTGTTGCTGATAGCTGGGCTCGATACCGGTCTCGTCGGGTAGCACCCACATCTGGATGAAATGCACTGGCTCGCTTGCCGAGTCGTTCTTTTCCGAGTGCAGAATGCCGCTGCCGGCCGACATGCGTTGCGCCAGTCCGGGATAGATCACACCGTGGTTTCCGGTCGAGTCCTGATGGGTCAGCGCGCCCTCCAGCACCCAGGTGACGATCTCCATGTCCCGGTGCGGGTGGGTGGCAAACCCGGTACGCGGCGCGACGATGTCGTCGTTGTTGACCAGCAGCAGGCCGTGGTGAGTGTTGGCCGGGTCGTAGTGGTCGGCGAACGAAAAGGAATGCCGGGAATTCAGCCAGGACGTCTTCGTGACAAACCGGTCGGCCGCGCGCCGGATCTCCGCGGTGGCAGGCATAGCCCTCAGGGTAGTCCCGTGGACATGCCTGTGCGGCTCACCAGTCGGCGTCGGTGTAGCGGATGACGCCCCGGATGTTCTTGCCGTCCAGCATGTCCTGATAGCCCTCGTTGATGTCTTCCAGCCGATAGGTGTTCGTCACCATCTCGTCGATCTTGAGCAGCCCGGACTTGTACAGACCCACCAGCCGTGGCGTTTCGACGTGCGAGCTGCCGCCACCGAAGATGTTGCCTTTCAACGTCTTTTGCAACATCGCAAACAAGAACAAGTTGAGCTTGACGTCGACGTCGGTCATCGCACCCATCCCGGTCACCACGCAGGTCCCGGTCTTGGCGGTCAGGGTCAGCGCTTCTTCGATGTATTCCCCGCGCATCTCGCCGACCGCGATGATGGTCTTGTCGGCCATCAGGCCGTAGGTCAGATCCATCATCGGTGCGATCGCGGCGGACATCGACTCGTATACGTGGGTGGCGCCGAACTTCACGGCTTGCTCCCGCTTGAATTCGACGGGGTCGATTGCGATGACGTGCTTGGCGCCGGACAATACCGCGCCCTGCAGCGCGCTCATCCCGATGCCGCCCACGCCGACAATCGCGACCGTCTCACCCGGCTGGACCTCGGCGACATTCGTCGCCGAGCCGAACCCAGTCGGCACCGCACAACCCATAATCGCCGCCGACTCGAACGGCACACCGGGGTCAATCTTGACGACCGAATCCTTGTGCACGGTCATGTAGGGCGCGAAAGTGCCGAGCAGGTTCATCGGCGAGACGTCATGCGATCCGGCTTTAATGCGGGAGGTGCCGTCGGCGATCGCTTTGCCGCCGAGCAACAGGGCGCCGCGGTCGCAGAGCGACCGGAAACCTTTCAAGCACGGTGGACAATCGCCGCAGGCCGGGATGAACGCCAAGATGACGTGGTCGCCTTCGCTGATTCCGGTGACGCCCTTGCCGACTTTGGTGACGACGCCGGCGCCCTCATGCCCGCCCAGTGCCGGCAAGCCGATCGGGGTGGCTCCGGTGGTCAGGTGGTAGTCGGAGTGGCACATGCCGGCGGCATGCACCTGGATCTGAACTTCGTCGTCGACCGGATCGCCGACCTCGATTTCGTCGACCCGAAACGGCGAGTTCAGCTCCCATAGCAGTGCGCCCTTGGTCTTCATGCCCGGGATATTAGCGAACGAGCCAGAACGTGTTCCAATCCACGCGTTGAAACGCTGCTTTACCTGCGTGAATGGACTGCTACATCGTCTCGTTGGTCAGGCTGTGGCGGGGGTCAGCAGGGTTTGCGCTTGTCTCAGCGCGGCGTCCAGCCCGGGAAGTGTCAGTTTTCGCGCGCCGCCCAGATGAATTTCGATCTGGTACTCTGGCTGACCGTCGCGTCCGAAGATCGGTAAGACGACGAATTCAGTTGCCGGCAGCTCCGTTTCGAGAGTATGCGTCACTGACCGCAGCGTCACCATCGTCATCAGCGTGCTGAGTTGGCGGGTTATCTGTGCGGCGGGCTGCAGCGATGCCAGGACGGCGGCGAGCCGGTCGTGCAGTGCGGCGTGGGCGTCGTCGAAGCGCCAGGCGCCGTAGCCGCGGTGGCGGATGTCGGCGAGCACACGGCGATGTGCGGTGATGTCGGCGCGGGTGAGCCGGGGTGTGACCCGATGCAGCCAGTCCTCGACCGCGGTGTCGTCGCGCCAGGCCATCGCAACCAGCCCGAACGGCGGAGCGATCGGGAAGCGCTGCCCTACGGCGTGCTCGCCGTCGGTGCTGTGGCCGACCGCGTCCACCGTCGTCAGCTGCCGGTCGCCGATTTTCGACATCGAGCAGCCCGCTGCGAGTGTGGTGTTCAAGAAGGTGAGCGCTTCGCGGCCGCGGTCCAGCAACAGGAATTGCGCCCGGAGACCATGGACGATTCCGAACAGGCCGCTGCCCAGCGCATAGCGATCGACCACCCGCAGCTGGAGCTGGTCGACCTCGTAGTGCACAGCGATGCCAAGGCCGGCCTGGACGCCGGGCAGCTCTGCGGCGTCGAGCCGGTGGAGTCGTGGCAACGCAGGATCCTGGTGCGATGCTGACCGGTGACGCCGACATGGTGCTCTATGCCGCCGCGGCCAATCTGCGGCCGCTGGAGGCAGTCGAGGACATGGCGGCGATCCTGGAGACCGGCAAAAACGTGGTGTCGTGCTCGGTGGTGCCTCTTGTCTTTCCCGACGCCGTCGACGCCGCGTTCACCGAACCGCTGCGGGAGGCGGCGCGTGCGGGCGGCGCGTCGTTCTTCACCACCGGCATCGACACTGGGTTCGCCAACGATGTTCTGCCCCTGGTGCTTTCGGGAGTGTCGCGGGTTGTCGAGAGCGTCCGCGTCAGCGAGATTTCCAACTACGCTACCTACCCCGACAAATCGGCGGTGTACGAGAACCTCGGGTTCGGCAAGCCGCCTGAGGTCACCCCGTTCGCGGCTACCACTGGCGTCTTCACCTTCGGCTGGGGCCCGGTGCTGCACCAGCTTGCCGCCGGGCTGGGTGTGCAGATCGACCACATCGACGAACGCGTTGACCGCGTGGCCGCTGCGGAATCGTTCGACACGCCCACCGGCCACATCGCGGCCGGGACAATAGCGGCGATGCGCTCGACCCTGACCGGATATGTCTGAGACAGGTTGACTTTCGTCGTCGACCACGTCACCCGCATGCACGACGACATCGCTCCGGACTGGCCACAGCCACATATCGCGATTCCGCCGCGCGACCTCGGCTACGGCGGGGCTTCCGGTCGCGGGGTCTACCGCGTCGAAATCGACGGCTCACCGAGCATGCGCTGCGAGCTTGAATTGGCCGACGACCACGACCACGATCTCGGCGCGCGGGTAGCCGGCGCATCGCGGATGGTCAACGCCATCCCGGCGGTATGCGAAGCGCCGCCCGGCCTGCTGTCGGCGCTGGATCTGCCACTGATCACCGGACGCGGTTTGGTGCGGCCGGTATCCGGACCGCCACCGGACAGCCGACTGTTCTAGCCATTTCGGCGAGTGGTCCAGTTATTGCACGCTTTTCGCTCGAATGCGTGTCATAACTGGCCACTCGCGGAGCGTTTATCCACAGGTCGGCTCAGCGCGGCCGACATGGTCGGCGGACTGCTGTCAAAGTCAGCGCGTGGCGGAGGGCGACTGGCCGTTCATCGGGACCGAAGCGCTGGCCGACGGCCAGGTAAGTAGACGCGCACTGCACAGCCGACACCGGCGCGTCTACCGCAACGTCTACCTGCCGAACGATCACGATCTCACCGCAGTCACCCGAGGAGTCGCGGCATGGCTGTGGTCCGGGCGCACGGCCACGGCCGCAGGATTGTCGGCCGCCGCGTTGCACGGCTCGGATTGGATTGACCCACGACTTCCCGCAGAGTTGTACCGCCGTAACGGCAAGCCTGTTGAAGGCATCGTTATCCATCGTGATGAGTTGTCGGACGACGAGGTATGCACGGTTCGCGGGATACCGGCCACTACGCCAACACGCACGGCGTTCGATCTCGGTCGCCGAAAAGGTTTGGTCCGCGCGGTAATTCACCTGGATGCGTTGGCGCGCGCCACCAGGCTGACGGTCGACGAGGTCGAGGAGTTGGTGCGACGGCGTAACGGTGTGCGTGGCCTGGTCCAATTGCGACGGGCGCTCGATTTGATGGACGGTGGTGCTGAGTCTCCGCAGGAAACCCGGACACGGCTGGTGCTGATCGACGCCGGCTTACCACGGCCGCAAACCCAGATCGTGGTGTGTGACCGGTACGGCGCCCCGTTCGCGCGGATCGACATGGGTTACGAAGATTTCAAAGTCGGTGTGGAGTACGACGGTATCCAGCACTGGACTGATCCGGCACGACGGGCATACGACATCGACAAACATGCGGAGTTGGTGGCAGTTGGTTGGAGGGTCGTCCGTGTTGGGGCAAACATGCTGCGCTACCGGCATAACGTCATCGTCGCCCGGACGTGTGCTGCGCTTCGCGAAGCCGGCGCTGACTGGCCAGTTATTGCACGCTTTTCGCTCGAATGCGTGTCATAACTGGCCACTCGGCCATTAGAGGCGCTCGGGCAGGCCGAATTTCGGGAAAAGGGTGGTGTCTAAGAACGCGACGACATGGCTGACACCGGAGTCGGTGATGTCGAGGACCTGCAGCTGAAACGGCAGATGCTGGTCGCCGTCGCGCATGTACATCGCGGCCGCGGGTTGCCCGTTGGCCAGCAACGGGATCAGCCGCATATCGCCGGTGGCTTGCGCGGGGCACTGCTGGCGCACCAATGTGGCGATCGCTTGCGGACCCTGGTACCAGCCGACGTATGGCGGCATCTCCCAGATCGCCTCGGTGGTGAACAGCTCGACCAGCCGGTCGACGTCGTAGGCCTCGAACGCTGAGATGTAGCGGGCCAGCCGATCCTGTGTGTCCGCCGAATCGGGCGCCGCCAGCCGGTCCTCGGCACAGGGACCGACCGCCTCCAATTGCGTGCGGGCCCGTTGCAGCAGGCTGTTGACGGCCGCGGTGCTGGTGCCGATTGCCTCGGCCACTTCCGCGGCCTTCCACTGCAGCACGTCGCGCAGCACCAGCACTGCCCGCTGCCGGGGCGACAGGTGTTGCAGGGCCGCGATGAACGCCAACCGCACCGACTCCCGCGATTCGACGATGTCCGAGGGATCGCTGGTGGTGTCCGGCAGCGGCTCGAGCCAGGCAATCTCCGTTCGCTCAACCAGCTCTGCAGTGGGATCGGCGCTGGGCGCCCCCAGCCCGGTAGGCAACGGCCGGCGTTGCCGGCCCTCCAGCGCGGTCAGGCAGGTGTTGGTGGCGATGCGGTGCAGCCACGTCCGCACCGAGGACTTGCCCTCGAAGCGGTCGTAGGCCTTCCAGGCCCGCAGATACGTTTCCTGAACCAGGTCCTCGGCGTCGTGCAGCGAACCCGTCATCCGATAGCAGTGCGCGAGCAGTTCCCGCCGGTACAGCTCAGCCTGCGCGGAGAAGTCGCCGTCGAGGCTTTCGGTGAGCAGACTCACGCGCACGAGCTTACGCAGGCAGCCTGACATCCGCGTCCGCTGACGAGGCGCGCCGCAGAGCGGCGCGCTGAGCAGGAGCCGGGCGCCTCGGTCTACGCTGCCTCTGATGCCTACCACCCGCACGGAACGGACATTCGACGGCGTCGGCGGCGTGCGCATCGTCTACGACGTCTGGACACCAGACACCACACCGAAAGCGGTGGTCGTCCTCTCGCACGGCCTGGGCGAACACGCTCGCCGCTACGACCACGTCGCGCAGCGGTTCGGCGACGACGGGCTAGTCACCTACGCGCTAGACCACCGTGGGCACGGCCGTTCGGGCGGCAAGCGGGTGCTGGTCAACGACATTTCGGAGTACACCGGCGACTTCGACACGCTGGTTGGCATCGCCACCAAAGAGCATCCCGGCTGTAAATGCATCGTGTTGGGGCACAGCATGGGCGGTGGCATCGTGTT encodes:
- a CDS encoding mammalian cell entry protein codes for the protein MEDQQPDTGDLTKTRPSHRMPRWWERRRQARASAATTPTESVDEASGEESGSGGAVEAEPIETYAPQRESEEAQTESVDDDVAENAETVGATSEDAETDSDEAPESESGGEAAESAEEGDTRARRPAGKRLAVAVGMAAALFVGSAAFAGATVQPYLADQAAVATKLEIARTAADAITTLWTYTPDNMSTLADRAANYLSGDFEAQYRKFVDGIAPTNKQAKITNNTQVTGVAVESLDVPDAVAIVYTNTTSTSPLTKGIPSLKYLSYRLFMKRAHGRWLVNRMTTITSLDLTPRV
- a CDS encoding acyl carrier protein, whose translation is MATGETGFSDVTFDLISVQYHSLKAGHDYGQYVRDAKNAGLDEVASFFEEVMAQDSDRAKRCHELLAKLQASSQGGPAVK
- a CDS encoding FAD-dependent monooxygenase family protein; translated protein: MPFRSAVSQLLGRLFLGLPDAIVAAGARMCDDANLSRVCFRAGGHELNRSGQFSDPATRVLFSASRSLLESRVRRRVRALPNVVVLDGHDVVGPIASQPDRITGARVVDRDTGTETVLDADLVVDAMGRSARTPAFLENLGYGRPVEQRALMHGSYSSQLLRIPDGMIPELLIFVCPEADRPTGGALSAYENGTWILSVGCVDRREPPRDLAGMISVFAQFAPAAAAAAVRAGETLGEVAVIRHRGVWRRYDKMPTFPTGLLAFGDAICSLNPIYGQGITMALLEAVTLRECLLRADADLSKRFFRAAAQRIGPVWVANQANDLYLTKAARPHSHCR
- a CDS encoding phosphodiester glycosidase family protein — its product is MAASCAAVVCAALATSTGQPVAHAESRDLLAAAIANTRGTYLVYNFGAGHPAPMLNAGGNWYDGNSGGHLMIIKAASQRLSPHLLVDSHSGYQARCERNPGARTGEGLMQASETYPPLQAWQALGQPTIAINANFFDIRGQKGGSWKSTGCSSPLGAFVDNTRGQGRANQAVTGTVAYAGKQGLSGGDNNWSALSTMILPTEGAPSVIRPRSSNDYDVAAPVIQGLVDKGARFVAVSGIGLLSPGDTGQLNDGGPNAARTAIAYSRPKDEMYVFQGGSYTPDNIQDLFRGLGSDTAVLLDGGGSSAIVLRRDTGGMWAGDGAPKGNCDTRQVLCDSHERALPSWLAFN
- a CDS encoding YhgE/Pip domain-containing protein, whose protein sequence is MLAGLAFGSEIKRFGRSRMTRAAIVVLMLLPLVYGALYLWAYWDPFGHVNKMPVALVNSDRGAVVSGQQINAGAEIAKGLTADRSLDWHVVNPEEARDGVGHGKYYFMLELPPDFSAAIASPVTGQPRQANLIAVYNDANNYISTSIGRTAISQVLNAVSARISGQAVNQVLSVVVSSGSGIKQAADAARQLADGAARVDDGASQLSAGLHTARSGSAQLATGAKQLSDGTNEATDPLLAVSKALSTVGGNSGQAATAMQQAADQINGIAVAQEAAANGLSSVIDQLSASQDPAARNAAAALRGIQDQLRQHQFTPQIRQQLTDAQNAAGPLKSALDQVGNKGQDLTNKLTQLRNGAQQLAAGNAELASGIAKLDDGAQQLASGTGQLRAGSAELATKLAEGAKQVPNWTTQQKEAIANTIGGPVQLETTHENAAPNFGTGMAPFFLTLALFFGALVLWMVLRPLQNRAIAAEVIALRVALSSYVPAAVIGIAQAVILYGVVRFALGMHAAHPVAMLAFMILVSWAFVAATQAINALVGPAVGRVLIMALLMLQLVSAGGMYPVETTSKPFQVFHHFDPMTYGVNGLRQLILGGIDFRLWQAVIVLIGIWAVSLAISSLSARRNRLWNLTRLLPSIKV